The following are encoded in a window of Dama dama isolate Ldn47 chromosome 17, ASM3311817v1, whole genome shotgun sequence genomic DNA:
- the LOC133071891 gene encoding mitochondrial import receptor subunit TOM5 homolog, which yields MFRIEGLAPKLDPEEMKRKMREDVISSIRNFLIYVALLRVTPFILKKLNSI from the coding sequence ATGTTCCGGATCGAGGGCCTTGCGCCGAAGCTGGACCCGGAGGAGATGAAACGGAAGATGCGCGAGGATGTGATCTCCTCCATACGGAACTTCCTCATCTACGTGGCCCTGTTGCGAGTCACTCCTTTTATCTTAAAGAAATTGAACAGCATATGA